In Eschrichtius robustus isolate mEscRob2 chromosome 2, mEscRob2.pri, whole genome shotgun sequence, a single window of DNA contains:
- the SBNO2 gene encoding protein strawberry notch homolog 2 isoform X3: MQMRPGGLRAEGRRAEPPAVMRQLLPPLSRDPAATMSQLRFWLQFAALGKDSSYLDDLSNASIFSSSVDSLSDIADTPDFLPADSLSQVPTIWDVSTGPSAHDKLFLPSGPFTGLEDPVSSLSSTPLLVSYQSQSQPEEDDDAEEDEAEELGHAETYADYVPSKSKLGKQHPDRVVETSTLSSVPPPDITYTLALASSDSGALSALQLEAITYACQQHEVLLPGGQRAGFLIGDGAGVGKGRTVAGIILENYLRGRKKALWFSVSNDLKYDAERDLRDIAAPGIAVHALSKIKYGDNTTSEGVLFATYSALIGESQAGGQHRTRIRQILEWCGEAFNGVIVFDECHKAKNASSTKMGKAVLDLQNKLPLARVVYASATGASEPRNMIYMSRLGIWGEGTPFRTFEEFLHAIEKRGVGAMEIVAMDMKVSGMYIARQLSFSGVTFRIEEIPLAPAFEHIYNRAALLWAEALGVFQQAADWIGLESRKSLWGQFWSAHQRFFKYLCVAAKVRRLVELAREELARDKCVVIGLQSTGEARTREVLGEKEGQLDGFVSAAEGVFLSLIQKHFPSTKRKRERGPGSKRKRRPRGRGAKVPRLACDAAGVIRVSDDSSTESDGGLDSDFHSSPESLMDDDVVIVDAIGLPADDRGPLCPPPRDLHGPGVLERVDRLKQDLLAKVRTLGRELPVNTLDELIDQLGGPECVAEMTGRKGRVVSRSDGTVAFESRAEQGLSIDHVNLREKERFMSGEKLVAIISEASSSGISLQADRRVPNQRRRVHMTLELPWSADRAIQQFGRTHRSNQVSAPEYIFLISELAGERRFASIVAKRLESLGALTHGDRRATESRDLSKYNFENKYGARALSCVLTTILSQTESKVPLPQGYPGGDAVFFRDMKQGLLSVGIGGRESRSGCLDVEKADCSISKFLNRILGLEVHKQNTLFQYFSDTFDHLIAADKKEGKYDMGILDLAPGIDEIYEESQQVFLAPGHPQDGQVVFYKISVDRGLKWEEAYARSLELMGTHDGFYLSYKVRGNKPSCLLAQQNRGKLFTVYKPNIGRQSQLETLDSLCRRFHRVTAEEAREHWESSYTFSLTHCSHTTWNRHCRLVQEGKDCAQGLRLRHHYMLCGALLRVWGRIAAVMADVTSSSYLQIVRLKTKDKKKQVGIKIPEACVRRVLQELQLMDADVKRKQARARGLPALPPAPRPLALPCGPGEVLDLTYSPPAQAFPPPSPFAFPAPAPGPGGLLLGAPDAPADPAALLHQGCDINFKEVLEDMLRSLNAAPPPEPPGPLGAGRGAAGAPEGSGGPERQSVIQFSPPFPNS; this comes from the exons CTGTTCCTGCCCAGCGGGCCGTTTACAGGCCTTGAGGACCCTGTGTCCTCTCTCTCCAGCACCCCACTTCTCGTCAGCTACCAG TCTCAGAGTCAGCCCGAGGAGGACGATGACGCTGAGGAGGATGAGGCGGAGGAGCTGGGCCACGCGGAGACCTACGCCGACTACGTGCCGTCCAAGT CCAAGCTTGGGAAGCAGCACCCGGACCGCGTGGTGGAGACCAGCACGCTGTCCAGCGTTCCGCCGCCGGACATCACCTACACCCTCGCCCTGGCCTCCTCCGACAGCGGTGCCCTTTCCGCCCTGCAGCTAGAGGCCATCACCTACGCCTGCCAG cAACACGAGGTCCTCCTCCCCGGTGggcagcgcgcgggcttccttATCGGCGATGGCGCGGGTGTGGGCAAGGGCCGCACAGTGGCCGGCATCATCCTGGAGAACTACCTGCGGGGCAGAAAGAAGGCCTTGTG GTTCAGCGTCTCCAACGATCTCAAGTACGACGCGGAGCGCGACCTGCGGGACATCGCCGCCCCTGGCATCGCGGTGCACGCGCTGAGCAAG ATCAAGTACGGCGACAACACTACCTCAGAGGGCGTCCTCTTCGCCACCTACTCCGCCCTGATCGGGGAGAGCCAGGCAGGCGGGCAGCACCGCACGCGCATCCGGCAGATCCTGGAGTGGTGCGGCGAGGCCTTCAACGGCGTG ATTGTGTTTGACGAGTGCCACAAAGCCAAGAATGCCAGCTCCACCAAGATGGGCAAGGCCGTGCTGGACCTGCAGAACAAGCTGCCCCTGGCTAGGGTGGTCTACGCCAGCGCCACAG gtgccTCTGAGCCCCGGAACATGATCTACATGAGCCGCCTGGGTATCTGGGGCGAGGGCACGCCCTTCCGGACCTTCGAGGAGTTTCTGCATGCCATCGAGAAGAG GGGTGTGGGCGCCATGGAGATCGTGGCCATGGACATGAAGGTCAGTGGCATGTACATCGCACGCCAGCTCAGCTTCTCCGGCGTCACCTTCCGCATCGAGGAGATCCCGCTGGCCCCGGCCTTCGAGCACATCTACAACCGGGCGGCCCTGCTG TGGGCCGAGGCCCTGGGCGTGTTCCAGCAGGCCGCTGACTGGATCGGCCTGGAGTCGCGCAAGTCCCTGTGGGGCCAGTTCTGGTCGGCCCACCAGCGCTTCTTCAAGTACCTATGTGTTGCCGCCAAGGTGCGCCGGCTGGTGGAGCTGGCCCGGGAGGAGCTGGCCCGGGACAAG TGCGTGGTTATTGGGCTGCAGTCCACGGGTGAGGCGCGTACCCGGGAGGTGCTGGGTGAGAAGGAGGGCCAGCTTGATGGCTTCGTGTCCGCTGCCGA AGGCGTCTTTCTGTCGCTAATTCAGAAGCACTTTCCTTCAACCAAGAGGAAGCGAGAGAGAGGACCGGGCAGTAAGCGAAAAC GGAGGCCGCGGGGCCGCGGGGCCAAGGTGCCCAGGCTGGCGTGTGACGCAGCGGGCGTGATCCGCGTCAGTGACGACAGCAGCACGGAGTCGGATGGCGGCCTGGACAGCGACTTCCACTCCTCCCCCGAGTCCCTGATGGACGACGACGTGGTCATCGTGGACGCCATCGGGCTCCCGGCCGACGACCGCG GCCCCCTGTGTCCCCCACCGCGGGACCTGCACGGCCCCGGTGTCCTGGAGCGGGTGGACCGGCTGAAGCAGGACCTGCTGGCCAAGGTGCGGACGCTGGGCCGGGAGCTGCCCGTCAACACCCTGGACGAGCTCATTGACCAGCTTGGGGGTCCGGAGTGCGTGGCGGAG ATGACCGGCAGGAAGGGCCGCGTAGTGTCCAGGTCCGACGGGACAGTGGCCTTCGAGTCCCGGGCGGAGCAGGGCCTCTCCATCGACCACGTGAACCTCAGGGAGAAGGAGCGCTTCATGAGCGGAGAGAAG CTCGTGGCCATCATCTCAGAGGCCTCCAGCTCCGGCATCTCCCTCCAAGCCGACCGCCGGGTCCCCAACCAGCGGCGCAGGGTGCACATGACACTGGAGCTGCCCTGGAGCGCCGACCGGGCCATCCAGCAGTTTG GCCGGACCCACCGCTCCAACCAGGTCTCCGCGCCTGAGTACATCTTCCTCATCTCGGAGCTGGCCGGGGAGCGCAGGTTTGCCTCCATCGTGGCCAAGCGGCTGGAGAGCCTG GGGGCTCTGACCCACGGGGACCGCCGAGCCACCGAGTCCCGTGACCTGAGCAAGTACAACTTTGAGAACAAG TACGGCGCCCGGGCGCTCAGCTGCGTCCTCACCACCATCCTAAGCCAGACAGAGAGCAAGGTGCCGCTGCCCCAGGGCTACCCTGGAGGGGACGCCGTCTTCTTCCGCG ACATGAAGCAGGGGCTGCTGTCGGTCGGCATCGGCGGGCGCGAGTCCCGGTCCGGCTGCCTGGACGTGGAGAAGG CAGACTGCTCCATCAGCAAGTTCCTCAACCGCATCCTGGGGCTAGAGGTGCACAAGCAGAACACGCTCTTCCAGTACTTCTCCGACACCTTCGACCACCTCATCGCCGCCGACAAGAAGGAGGGCAAATACGACATGGGCATCCTGG ACCTGGCCCCCGGCATTGACGAGATCTACGAGGAGAGCCAGCAGGTGTTCCTGGCCCCCGGGCACCCGCAGGATGGGCAGGTGGTCTTCTATAAG ATCAGCGTGGACCGCGGCCTGAAGTGGGAGGAGGCCTATGCCCGGTCGCTGGAGCTGATGGGCACCCACGACGGCTTCTACCTCTCCTACAAG GTCCGCGGCAACAAGCCCAGCTGCCTGCTGGCCCAGCAGAACCGCGGCAAGCTCTTCACCGTGTACAAGCCCAACATCGGGCGGCAGAGCCAGCTGGAGACCTTGGACAGCCTGTGCCGGAGGTTCCACCGG GTGACAGCGGAGGAGGCCAGAGAGCACTGGGAGAGCAGCTACACCTTCTCGCTGACGCACTGCAGCCACACCACGTG GAACCGGCACTGCCGGCTGGTGCAGGAGGGCAAGGACTGCGCGCAGGGCCTGAGGCTGCGACACCACTACATGCTGTGCGGGGCCCTGCTGCGCGTGTGGGGCCGCATCGCCGCCGTCATGGCCGACGTCACCAGCAGCAGCTACCTGCAGATCGTGCGCCTCAAGACCAAGGACAAGAAGAAGCAAGTTG GCATCAAGATCCCCGAGGCTTGCGTGCGCCGCGTCCTGCAGGAGCTGCAGCTCATGGACGCCGATGTGAAGCGCAAGCAGGCGCGCGCCCGGGGTCTCCCCGCGCTGCCGCCCGCCCCACGCCCGCTCGCGCTGCCCTGTGGCCCCGGCGAGGTCCTGGACCTCACGTACAGTCCGCCGGCCCAGGCCTTCCCGCCGCCCTCGCCCTTCGCCTTCCCGGCCCCGGCCCCTGGCCCCGGCGGCCTGCTGCTGGGTGCCCCCGATGCCCCGGCTGACCCCGCGGCGCTCCTGCACCAGGGTTGCGACATCAACTTCAAGGAGGTGCTGGAGGATATGCTGCGCTCCCTCAACGCCGCGCCGCCCCCTGAGCCCCCCGGCCCGCTGGGCGCCGGCAGGGGGGCAGCAGGCGCGCCAGAGGGCAGTGGGGGCCCCGAGCGGCAGAGCGTCATCCAGTTCAGCCCCCCCTTCCCCAACTCCTAG
- the GPX4 gene encoding phospholipid hydroperoxide glutathione peroxidase GPX4 — protein MSFNRLCRLLKPALLCGALVVPGLASTMCASRDDWRCARSMHEFSAKDIDGRMVNLDKYRGYVCIVTNVASQUGKTEVNYTQLVDLHARFAERGLRILAFPCNQFGKQEPGSNAEIKEFAAGYNVKFDMFSKICVNGDDAHPLWKWMKVQPKGRGMLGNAIKWNFTKFLIDKNGCVVKRYGPMEEPLVIEKDLPCYL, from the exons ATGAGCTTCAACCGCTTGTGTCGTCTGTTGAAGCCAGCGCTTCTCTGCGGGGCCCTGGTAGTGCCCGGCCTGGCCAGCACCATG TGCGCGTCCCGCGACGACTGGCGGTGTGCTCGCTCCATGCACGAATTCTCAGCTAAGGACATCGATGGGCGCATGGTTAACCTGGACAAGTACCG GGGCTACGTGTGCATCGTCACCAATGTGGCCTCGCAATGAGGCAAGACAGAGGTAAACTACACTCAGCTGGTCGACCTGCACGCCCGATTCGCTGAGCGTGGTTTACGGATCCTGGCCTTCCCTTGCAACCAGTTCGGGAAGCAG GAGCCAGGGAGTAACGCCGAGATCAAAGAGTTCGCTGCCGGCTATAACGTCAAATTCGACATGTTCAGCAAGATCTGTGTGAATggggatgatgcccacccactgTGGAAGTGGATGAAAGTCCAGCCCAAGGGGAGGGGCATGCTGGGAAA TGCCATCAAATGGAACTTCACCAAG TTCCTCATTGACAAGAACGGCTGTGTGGTGAAGCGGTACGGTCCCATGGAAGAGCCCCTG GTGATAGAGAAGGATCTGCCGTGCTACCTCTAG